One Azoarcus sp. DN11 DNA segment encodes these proteins:
- a CDS encoding HU family DNA-binding protein — MNKGEFVEALADRLDVSRAQADRALSAVLDIIAERMAAGEKVSFTGFGSFEVSERAERTGRNPQTGASIKIAASRVPKFSAGATLKGAVNG, encoded by the coding sequence ATGAACAAAGGTGAATTCGTCGAAGCCCTGGCTGACCGTCTGGACGTCTCGCGCGCCCAGGCCGACCGCGCCCTGTCCGCCGTGCTGGACATCATCGCCGAGCGCATGGCCGCCGGCGAGAAAGTGTCGTTCACGGGCTTCGGCTCCTTCGAGGTGTCCGAGCGTGCCGAGCGTACCGGCCGCAACCCGCAGACCGGCGCCTCGATCAAGATCGCCGCGTCGCGCGTGCCGAAGTTCTCGGCCGGCGCGACGCTGAAGGGTGCCGTCAACGGCTGA
- a CDS encoding DEAD/DEAH box helicase has protein sequence MTFNELGLNELLLKAVESTGYTVPTEVQAQAIPAALAGADLMVSSHTGSGKTAAFTLPSLSRLVERKPAPGAGPRVLVLTPTRELAQQVEKAVKTYGRHLRWLNTACLVGGAPFFAQVKQLQRPVDVVVATPGRLIDHLTRRKIKLSDIETLVLDEADRMLDMGFVEDIETIVAATPASRQTLLFSATLDGVVGNLASKLQRNPQRIEIAPTVENRGNIEQRLMMADNLVHKTRLLESLLGGDGRQQAVVFTATKRSAEEVSLSLQEKGFSAAALHGDMHQTARNRTLDKLRQGRIDVLVATDVAARGIDVAGISHVINFDPPRQVEDYVHRIGRTGRAGRDGIAITMSGPREMGIIRAIERFTGKRMDVHVIEGLEPTARPTSPRRPGGGKPGYGGGRPSGGSGWSRDARDSRPGAGKGWSSEGRDGNRGGYGRDERSGAPREERPGFGRSEPRSFGERAERSTYPRDEQRGGWNRDDRGPRREGSRDGARFGSDRPEGARRPRPAARG, from the coding sequence ATGACGTTCAACGAACTCGGCCTCAACGAACTGCTGCTGAAGGCCGTCGAATCCACCGGCTACACCGTTCCCACCGAAGTGCAGGCGCAGGCGATCCCCGCCGCGCTGGCGGGCGCCGACCTGATGGTGTCGTCGCACACCGGCAGCGGCAAGACCGCCGCCTTCACGCTGCCCAGCCTCTCGCGCCTCGTCGAGCGCAAGCCTGCGCCCGGTGCCGGTCCGCGCGTCCTCGTGTTGACCCCGACGCGCGAGCTCGCGCAGCAGGTCGAGAAGGCCGTGAAGACCTACGGCCGCCACCTGCGCTGGCTCAACACCGCCTGCCTCGTCGGCGGCGCGCCCTTCTTCGCCCAGGTGAAGCAGCTGCAGCGCCCCGTCGACGTTGTCGTCGCGACCCCGGGCCGCCTCATCGACCACCTCACTCGCCGCAAGATCAAGCTCTCCGACATCGAGACCCTGGTGCTCGACGAAGCCGACCGCATGCTCGACATGGGCTTCGTCGAGGACATCGAGACCATCGTCGCCGCGACCCCGGCTTCGCGCCAGACCCTGCTGTTCTCGGCGACGCTGGACGGCGTCGTCGGCAACCTCGCGAGCAAGCTGCAGCGCAACCCGCAGCGCATCGAGATCGCACCGACGGTCGAGAACCGCGGCAACATCGAACAGCGCCTGATGATGGCCGACAACCTCGTGCACAAGACGCGTCTGCTGGAGTCGCTGCTCGGCGGTGACGGGCGGCAGCAGGCCGTGGTGTTCACGGCCACCAAGCGCAGCGCCGAGGAAGTGTCCCTGTCGCTGCAGGAAAAGGGTTTCTCGGCGGCGGCGTTGCATGGCGACATGCACCAGACCGCGCGTAACCGCACGCTGGACAAGCTGCGCCAGGGCCGTATCGACGTGCTCGTCGCAACCGACGTCGCCGCGCGCGGCATCGACGTCGCGGGCATCAGCCACGTCATCAACTTCGACCCGCCGCGCCAGGTCGAGGACTACGTGCACCGCATCGGCCGCACGGGCCGCGCCGGCCGCGACGGCATCGCGATCACGATGTCCGGCCCGCGCGAGATGGGCATCATCCGCGCGATCGAGCGCTTCACCGGCAAGCGCATGGACGTGCACGTGATCGAAGGCCTGGAGCCGACCGCGCGCCCGACCTCGCCGCGCCGTCCGGGCGGCGGCAAGCCGGGCTATGGCGGCGGCCGTCCGTCCGGCGGTTCGGGCTGGAGCCGCGATGCGCGCGACTCGCGTCCGGGCGCCGGCAAGGGCTGGTCGTCGGAAGGGCGTGACGGCAATCGCGGCGGTTACGGCCGTGACGAGCGCAGCGGTGCCCCGCGCGAGGAGCGTCCCGGCTTCGGTCGCAGCGAGCCCCGCAGTTTCGGCGAGCGCGCCGAGCGCAGCACCTATCCGCGCGACGAACAGCGCGGCGGCTGGAACCGTGACGACCGCGGTCCGCGCCGCGAAGGTTCGCGCGACGGCGCCCGTTTCGGCAGCGATCGTCCGGAGGGCGCCCGCCGTCCGCGTCCGGCGGCACGCGGTTGA
- the nusB gene encoding transcription antitermination factor NusB: MSGKAARRRAREFALQGIYQWLLSGNSVPVIEDHVAQVTGFDKADREFFVSLLRGTLANVEALQAEFVPFIHRSVDELSPVERAILLLATHELKNGLDTPYRVIINEAIELAKSYGGTEGHRFVNGVLDKLATKLRAVEVSAAKDTGKA, translated from the coding sequence ATGAGTGGCAAGGCGGCACGGCGCCGCGCGCGCGAATTCGCCCTGCAAGGCATCTACCAGTGGCTGCTGTCGGGCAACTCCGTCCCCGTGATCGAGGACCACGTCGCCCAGGTCACCGGCTTCGACAAGGCCGACCGCGAATTCTTCGTCAGCCTGTTGCGCGGCACGCTCGCCAACGTCGAGGCGCTGCAGGCGGAGTTCGTCCCCTTCATCCACCGCTCCGTCGACGAACTCTCCCCGGTCGAGCGCGCGATCCTGCTGCTCGCGACGCACGAACTGAAGAACGGCCTCGACACGCCCTACCGCGTGATCATCAACGAGGCGATCGAACTGGCGAAGAGCTATGGCGGCACCGAGGGCCACCGCTTCGTGAACGGCGTGCTCGACAAGCTCGCGACCAAGCTGCGCGCGGTCGAGGTGAGCGCGGCGAAGGACACCGGCAAGGCCTGA
- the ribH gene encoding 6,7-dimethyl-8-ribityllumazine synthase — MARYDNIPEFEPDLNGQGLRIGIVMSRFNQDVCEGLLSACTAELLRLNVAPDLIRIATVPGALEIPLTLQAMARSGRYDALIALGAVIRGETYHFELVSNEMGTGINRIGLDTGLPIANGVLTTEDDDQALARMQEKGSDCARTAVEMARLLRMLK, encoded by the coding sequence ATGGCCCGTTACGACAACATCCCCGAATTCGAACCCGACCTGAACGGGCAAGGCCTGCGCATCGGCATCGTCATGAGCCGCTTCAACCAGGACGTGTGCGAAGGCCTGCTGTCGGCCTGCACCGCCGAGCTGCTGCGCCTGAACGTCGCACCCGACCTGATCCGTATCGCGACCGTCCCCGGCGCGCTGGAGATCCCGCTCACGCTGCAGGCGATGGCGCGCAGCGGCCGCTACGACGCGCTGATCGCGCTCGGCGCGGTGATCCGTGGTGAAACCTACCACTTCGAGCTGGTCTCGAACGAGATGGGCACGGGCATCAACCGCATCGGCCTCGACACCGGCCTGCCGATCGCCAACGGCGTGCTCACGACCGAGGACGACGACCAGGCGCTCGCGCGGATGCAGGAAAAAGGCAGCGACTGCGCGCGCACCGCGGTCGAGATGGCCCGCCTGCTGCGGATGCTGAAATGA
- the ribBA gene encoding bifunctional 3,4-dihydroxy-2-butanone-4-phosphate synthase/GTP cyclohydrolase II, translating to MTALSPVTEIVDEIRAGRMVVLVDEEDRENEGDLVLAAEHVTPEAINFMARYGRGLICLTLTEARCRQLGLQLMVRDNRSPHGTAFTTSIEAAEGVTTGISAHDRARTVEAAVARNAKPADIVQPGHIFPLMAQNGGVLIRAGHTEAGCDLASLAGLEPAAVICEILKDDGTMARLPDLIEFAKEHGLKIGAIRDLIQYRSAHEHLIRRVTEKDVDTPHGRFRLFAFEDKTTGEVHFAMTKGDIRPERETLVRVHEPISVVDFLDAESNRHTFPVNLSLARLAQAEQGVIVLLYRPQSGSELLASLTGEGYQPPKWDARLFGVGAQILRDLKVGRMRLLSSPRKIPSMAGFGLEITGFVDPA from the coding sequence ATGACTGCACTGTCCCCCGTCACCGAAATCGTCGACGAAATCCGCGCCGGCCGCATGGTCGTCCTCGTCGACGAGGAAGACCGCGAAAACGAAGGCGACCTCGTGCTCGCCGCCGAGCACGTCACGCCCGAAGCGATCAACTTCATGGCGCGCTACGGTCGCGGCCTGATCTGCCTCACGCTCACCGAAGCGCGCTGCCGCCAGCTCGGCCTGCAGCTGATGGTGCGCGACAACCGCTCGCCGCACGGCACCGCCTTCACGACCTCGATCGAGGCCGCCGAAGGCGTCACCACCGGCATCTCGGCGCACGACCGCGCGCGCACCGTGGAGGCCGCCGTCGCGCGCAACGCCAAGCCCGCCGACATCGTCCAGCCCGGCCACATCTTCCCGCTGATGGCGCAGAACGGCGGCGTGCTGATCCGCGCCGGCCACACCGAAGCCGGCTGCGACCTCGCGTCGCTCGCCGGGCTCGAACCCGCGGCGGTGATCTGCGAGATCCTCAAGGACGACGGCACGATGGCGCGCCTGCCCGACCTCATCGAGTTCGCGAAGGAGCACGGCCTCAAGATCGGCGCCATCCGCGACCTGATCCAGTACCGCTCGGCGCACGAGCACCTGATCAGGCGCGTCACCGAGAAGGACGTCGACACCCCGCACGGCCGCTTCCGCCTGTTCGCGTTCGAGGACAAGACCACCGGCGAAGTGCATTTCGCGATGACCAAGGGCGACATCCGCCCCGAGCGCGAGACGCTGGTGCGCGTGCACGAGCCGATCTCGGTCGTGGATTTCCTCGACGCCGAAAGCAACCGCCACACCTTCCCGGTCAACCTCTCGCTCGCCCGCCTCGCCCAGGCCGAGCAGGGCGTGATCGTGCTGCTGTACCGGCCGCAGTCGGGCAGCGAACTGCTCGCAAGCCTGACCGGCGAGGGCTACCAGCCGCCGAAGTGGGACGCGCGCCTGTTCGGCGTCGGCGCCCAGATCCTGCGCGACCTCAAAGTCGGCAGGATGCGGCTCCTCTCCAGCCCGCGCAAGATCCCGAGCATGGCCGGCTTCGGGCTGGAGATCACGGGTTTCGTCGATCCGGCCTGA
- a CDS encoding riboflavin synthase produces the protein MFSGIVAACGRIERIDPLQDGVRLTVDVADLDLSDVQLGDSIANSGVCLTVIATDGPRVQFDVSRETLNCTAGLDAVGNEVNLEKALRLADRLGGHLVTGHVDGVGEVVRFAPVGESHDLVIRAPAALAGYIARKGSVTVNGVSLTVNRVEGTEFSINLIPHTVAVTNLKHLQAGNRVNLEIDLIARYCERLLAWREESAQ, from the coding sequence ATGTTCTCCGGAATCGTGGCCGCCTGCGGCCGAATCGAGCGCATTGATCCCCTGCAGGACGGCGTTCGCCTGACGGTCGACGTGGCCGACCTGGATCTCTCCGACGTGCAGCTCGGCGACAGCATCGCCAACAGCGGCGTGTGCCTCACCGTCATCGCGACGGACGGCCCGCGCGTGCAGTTCGACGTGTCGCGCGAGACGCTCAACTGCACCGCCGGCCTCGACGCCGTCGGCAACGAAGTGAACCTCGAGAAGGCGCTGCGTCTCGCCGACCGCCTCGGCGGCCACCTCGTCACCGGCCACGTTGACGGCGTCGGCGAAGTCGTGCGCTTCGCGCCGGTCGGCGAGAGCCACGACCTCGTGATCCGCGCCCCGGCGGCGCTCGCCGGCTACATCGCGCGCAAGGGCTCGGTCACGGTGAACGGCGTGAGCCTCACCGTGAACCGCGTCGAAGGCACGGAGTTCTCGATCAACCTGATCCCGCACACCGTCGCCGTCACCAACCTCAAACACCTCCAGGCGGGCAACCGCGTGAACCTGGAAATCGACCTGATCGCCCGCTACTGCGAACGCCTGCTCGCGTGGCGCGAGGAATCCGCACAATGA
- the dsbD gene encoding protein-disulfide reductase DsbD, whose product MSRLLSLLALLASLLALSAPAGAAPSGSPMRPEEAFVLSAQALDPQTVEVTVKIASDYYLYADKFRFRADPDTVSFGTPQRPPGHVKNDEFFGRVETYRKEVKLLLPVTAPDGVTKFRLLGAVQGCWDGGICYPPNEQTADIDLMAKPVKTGGSFLDGLLSRDDRSAPGATGIAGDESGRIAGLLRDASGPLVLLSFFGFGLLLAFTPCMFPMIPILSGIIVGHGHNISRGRAFMLSLVYVLGMAVTYAAAGVAAGLSGTMLSAALQNAWVLGSFALVFVLLSLSMFGFYELQLPSALQSRLSSTASHQQGGHLGGVAVMGVLSALIVGPCVAAPLAGALLYIAQTGNAALGGAALFAMALGMGAPLLAVGVAARSVLPRAGAWMEGVKKAFGVMLLAVAVWLLTPVVPPLLPMLAWAALLVFSGIFLHAIDPLPPQAKGWQRFWKGVGVVLLIGGAAMLVGALAGSRDPLQPLAVLHTGTAGANANAAEAPRFEKVSSVAELDARLTSTDRPVMLDFYADWCVSCKEMERFTFTDPKIAARMGRMLLLKADVTANNDDDKALLKRFNLFGPPGTIFFDRNGKERNDLRVVGFLEAGPFGEVLDRALR is encoded by the coding sequence ATGTCCCGCCTCCTGTCCCTGCTTGCCCTCCTCGCCAGCCTGCTCGCGCTGTCCGCGCCCGCCGGCGCCGCCCCCTCCGGTTCGCCGATGCGCCCGGAAGAGGCCTTCGTGCTCTCGGCCCAGGCGCTCGACCCGCAGACCGTCGAGGTCACCGTCAAGATCGCCAGCGACTACTATCTCTACGCCGACAAGTTCCGCTTCCGCGCCGATCCCGACACCGTCAGCTTCGGCACGCCGCAGCGCCCGCCCGGCCATGTGAAGAACGACGAGTTCTTCGGCAGGGTCGAGACCTACCGCAAGGAAGTGAAGCTCCTGCTGCCGGTGACCGCGCCCGACGGGGTCACGAAGTTCCGCCTGCTCGGCGCCGTGCAGGGCTGCTGGGACGGCGGCATCTGCTATCCGCCCAACGAGCAGACCGCCGACATCGACCTGATGGCGAAACCGGTCAAGACCGGCGGCAGCTTCCTCGACGGCCTGCTGTCACGCGACGACAGGTCCGCGCCGGGCGCGACCGGCATCGCCGGCGACGAGAGCGGGCGCATCGCCGGCCTGCTGCGCGACGCGAGCGGCCCGCTGGTGCTGCTGAGCTTCTTCGGCTTCGGCCTGCTGCTCGCCTTCACGCCCTGCATGTTCCCGATGATCCCCATCCTCTCGGGCATCATCGTCGGCCACGGCCACAACATCTCGCGCGGGCGCGCCTTCATGCTGTCGCTGGTGTACGTGCTCGGCATGGCCGTGACCTACGCCGCCGCCGGCGTCGCCGCGGGCCTCTCCGGCACGATGCTGTCGGCCGCGCTGCAGAACGCCTGGGTGCTCGGCAGCTTCGCGCTCGTCTTCGTGCTGCTGTCGCTGTCGATGTTCGGCTTCTATGAACTGCAGCTGCCGAGCGCGTTGCAGAGCCGCCTGTCCTCGACCGCCAGCCATCAGCAGGGCGGCCATCTCGGCGGCGTCGCCGTGATGGGCGTGCTGTCCGCGCTGATCGTCGGCCCCTGCGTCGCCGCGCCGCTCGCGGGTGCGCTGCTCTACATCGCGCAGACCGGCAACGCCGCGCTCGGCGGCGCCGCGCTCTTCGCGATGGCGCTCGGCATGGGCGCGCCGCTCCTTGCCGTGGGCGTCGCCGCGCGCTCGGTGCTGCCCAGGGCCGGCGCGTGGATGGAAGGGGTCAAGAAAGCCTTCGGCGTGATGCTGCTGGCCGTCGCGGTGTGGCTGCTGACGCCGGTCGTGCCGCCGCTGCTGCCGATGCTCGCATGGGCCGCGCTGCTGGTGTTCTCGGGCATTTTCCTGCACGCGATCGACCCGCTGCCGCCGCAGGCGAAGGGCTGGCAGCGCTTCTGGAAGGGTGTCGGCGTCGTGCTGCTGATCGGCGGCGCGGCGATGCTGGTCGGCGCGCTCGCCGGCTCTCGCGACCCGCTGCAGCCGCTCGCGGTGCTGCACACCGGCACCGCAGGCGCGAACGCGAACGCGGCCGAGGCGCCGCGCTTCGAGAAGGTGTCCTCGGTCGCCGAGCTCGACGCCCGCCTGACCTCGACCGACCGCCCGGTGATGCTCGACTTCTATGCCGACTGGTGCGTGTCGTGCAAGGAGATGGAACGCTTCACCTTCACCGACCCGAAGATCGCGGCGCGCATGGGTCGCATGCTGCTGCTCAAGGCCGACGTCACCGCCAACAACGACGACGACAAGGCGCTGCTCAAGCGTTTCAACCTCTTCGGGCCGCCGGGCACGATCTTCTTCGACCGCAACGGCAAGGAGCGCAACGACCTGCGCGTCGTCGGCTTCCTGGAAGCGGGCCCCTTCGGCGAAGTGCTCGACCGCGCGCTGCGCTGA
- the cutA gene encoding divalent-cation tolerance protein CutA has product MTEALVVLTNCPDAACAETLAALLVERRLAACVNILAPCRSAYHWQGRTEIATEIPLLIKTSPVRYAELEAAIRANHPYELPEIVAVPVMRGLPAYLDWIAAETAPLPGEEGADAADS; this is encoded by the coding sequence ATGACGGAAGCGCTCGTCGTGCTCACCAACTGCCCCGACGCCGCCTGCGCCGAGACGCTCGCCGCGCTGCTGGTCGAGCGCCGCCTGGCCGCCTGCGTGAATATCCTCGCCCCTTGCCGCTCGGCCTATCACTGGCAGGGCAGGACCGAAATCGCCACCGAAATCCCGCTGCTGATCAAGACCAGCCCGGTGCGCTACGCCGAACTCGAGGCGGCGATCCGCGCCAACCATCCCTACGAACTTCCGGAAATCGTCGCGGTCCCTGTCATGCGGGGCCTGCCCGCCTACCTCGACTGGATCGCCGCGGAAACCGCGCCGCTTCCCGGCGAAGAAGGTGCAGACGCGGCCGATTCGTGA
- a CDS encoding DUF2946 family protein — translation MISSPDSAALARWPDVPACYDWLSLDRRGSWRLQGEVVVHAGLAGFLNANYGRDAAGNWLVHNGPQRVFVALDYAPWVLRLHPDGGLTTHTGADAGAIAAAYLDEEGNVLLDAPRGPGLLDDRDLAAFVAQCRRSDGGVADDEALLAVMAGGSGVAWRGLPLQAIARDAVPARFGFRRWPAP, via the coding sequence ATGATCTCCAGTCCCGATTCCGCCGCGCTCGCGCGCTGGCCCGACGTTCCCGCCTGCTACGACTGGCTGTCGCTCGACCGCCGCGGCAGCTGGCGGCTGCAGGGGGAAGTGGTCGTGCATGCGGGTCTGGCCGGTTTCCTGAACGCGAACTACGGCCGCGACGCGGCCGGCAACTGGCTGGTGCACAACGGGCCGCAGCGCGTGTTCGTCGCGCTCGACTACGCGCCCTGGGTCCTGCGCCTGCACCCGGACGGCGGGCTGACGACGCATACCGGGGCCGACGCCGGCGCGATCGCCGCTGCGTATCTCGACGAGGAGGGCAACGTGCTGCTCGACGCGCCGCGCGGGCCGGGGCTGCTCGACGACCGCGACCTCGCCGCCTTCGTCGCGCAGTGCCGCCGCAGCGACGGCGGCGTGGCGGACGACGAGGCGCTGCTCGCGGTGATGGCGGGCGGATCGGGGGTGGCGTGGCGCGGCCTGCCGCTGCAGGCGATCGCCCGCGACGCGGTGCCGGCGCGCTTCGGCTTCCGGCGGTGGCCGGCGCCCTGA
- a CDS encoding Mut7-C RNAse domain-containing protein, which produces MVSASFRFYEELNDFLAPPRRYREFTVPCARAATVKHMVEALGVPHTEVELVLVNGESVAFDHPLRDGDRVSVYPRFETFDITPLLRVRERPLRRTRFVADAHLGGLARLLRMTGFDTLYDNNFADPDIEAIAAHDGRIVLTRDRELLKRRTITHGCYVHALKPEHQFAEILARLDLARSARPFTLCLACNAPLHAIDKASVEHLLPQSVRERHQRFSTCDVCRRVFWEGSHWVKMRALIARLLPRD; this is translated from the coding sequence ATGGTGTCGGCGAGCTTCCGCTTCTACGAGGAACTCAACGATTTCCTCGCCCCGCCGCGCCGCTATCGCGAATTCACGGTGCCGTGCGCGCGTGCGGCGACGGTCAAGCACATGGTCGAGGCGCTCGGCGTGCCGCACACCGAGGTCGAGCTGGTGCTGGTCAACGGCGAGTCGGTGGCCTTCGACCACCCGCTGCGCGACGGCGACCGCGTGTCGGTGTATCCGCGCTTCGAGACTTTCGACATCACGCCCTTGCTGCGCGTGCGCGAGCGTCCGCTGCGCCGCACCCGCTTCGTCGCCGACGCCCACCTCGGCGGGCTCGCGCGCCTGCTGCGCATGACGGGCTTCGACACGCTCTACGACAACAACTTCGCCGACCCCGACATCGAGGCCATCGCCGCGCACGACGGGCGCATCGTGCTCACGCGCGACCGCGAACTGCTCAAGCGCCGCACGATCACGCACGGCTGCTACGTGCATGCGTTGAAGCCCGAGCACCAGTTCGCCGAGATCCTCGCGCGCCTGGATCTCGCCCGCAGCGCGCGGCCGTTCACGCTGTGCCTCGCGTGCAACGCGCCGCTCCACGCGATCGACAAGGCGAGCGTCGAGCACCTGCTGCCGCAGAGCGTGCGCGAGCGCCACCAGCGTTTCAGCACCTGCGACGTGTGCCGGCGGGTGTTCTGGGAAGGGTCGCACTGGGTGAAGATGCGGGCGCTGATCGCGCGCCTGCTGCCGCGTGACTGA
- a CDS encoding response regulator: MNKNKIILVVEDQPDLRKLVSLTLDYGGHEVHEADSGAQGLRMIEALRPDLVLLDVMMPGELDGIQVCERVRAHPAIAATPIVFLTSRSQLQDLELGQLAGANAYLTKPFSPLQLIETVESLLAAGS, translated from the coding sequence ATGAACAAGAACAAGATCATCCTCGTCGTTGAGGACCAGCCGGACCTGCGCAAGCTGGTCAGCCTGACGCTCGACTACGGCGGGCACGAGGTGCACGAGGCCGACAGCGGCGCCCAGGGCTTGCGCATGATCGAGGCGCTGCGCCCCGATCTCGTGCTGCTCGACGTGATGATGCCGGGCGAACTCGACGGCATCCAGGTGTGCGAACGCGTGCGCGCCCACCCGGCGATCGCGGCCACGCCCATCGTTTTCCTCACCTCGCGCAGCCAGCTGCAGGACCTCGAACTCGGCCAGCTCGCCGGCGCCAACGCCTACCTGACCAAGCCTTTCAGCCCGCTGCAACTGATCGAGACGGTCGAATCCCTCCTCGCCGCGGGGAGCTGA
- a CDS encoding PAS domain-containing protein, which produces MFSRAQQIFNSLSDGLIVFERGGHVRFANRAAAETTGVRAGKDSLPARIRAEVERAVDGPLPAELDVDALQAASGTAPAAPQLLRAMLLPSTGTGEYVIVLRRRDDQTVLDRALATLQVLLQGEPSSALGELGVALDRVIAGLASTEPDAARLERDRRQALARASELRERIERIGTVLELSLAGPLAAAQDRVDLARVAQRAMQHIARRTADARCRIALSEAPGELTPVYGSEKWLERGLVELFAHAIEACPHATDIAVSLRQRGGVAVLALRPTQAGGPFSRPRARRPAALGASTLLDPAEDRELGLEIVRRVIEAHGGTIAMKQDLAGLIGITLEIPTGAPHAQDDAVMKAQLERYARDLVQLVRAGATAKRDEQEQDHPRR; this is translated from the coding sequence ATGTTCTCGCGAGCCCAACAGATCTTCAACAGCCTGAGCGACGGCCTGATCGTGTTCGAGCGCGGCGGCCACGTGCGCTTCGCCAACCGTGCGGCAGCCGAGACGACCGGCGTCCGCGCGGGCAAGGATTCGCTGCCGGCGCGGATCCGTGCGGAAGTCGAGCGTGCGGTGGATGGTCCGCTGCCAGCCGAGCTCGACGTCGACGCGCTGCAGGCCGCCTCCGGCACGGCTCCCGCCGCGCCGCAGCTGCTGCGCGCGATGCTGCTGCCGAGCACGGGCACCGGCGAATATGTGATCGTCCTGCGCCGCCGCGACGACCAGACGGTGCTCGACCGCGCCCTCGCGACCCTGCAGGTGCTGCTGCAGGGCGAACCCTCGTCGGCGCTGGGCGAGCTCGGCGTCGCGCTCGACCGCGTCATCGCCGGGCTCGCATCCACCGAACCGGACGCCGCGCGGCTCGAGCGCGACCGCCGGCAGGCGCTCGCGCGCGCCAGCGAACTGCGCGAGCGCATCGAGCGGATCGGCACGGTCCTCGAACTGAGCCTCGCCGGACCGCTGGCGGCGGCACAGGACCGGGTCGACCTCGCGCGCGTCGCGCAGCGGGCAATGCAGCACATCGCCCGGCGCACCGCCGACGCGCGCTGCCGCATCGCGCTGAGCGAGGCGCCGGGCGAACTCACCCCGGTGTATGGCAGCGAAAAATGGCTCGAACGCGGGCTCGTCGAGCTCTTCGCCCATGCGATCGAAGCCTGCCCCCACGCGACCGACATCGCGGTGAGCCTGCGCCAGCGCGGCGGCGTGGCCGTGCTCGCGCTGCGCCCCACGCAGGCGGGCGGCCCGTTCTCGCGCCCGCGCGCACGCCGCCCGGCGGCGCTCGGCGCCTCGACGCTGCTCGACCCCGCCGAGGACCGGGAACTGGGCCTCGAGATCGTGCGGCGCGTCATCGAGGCGCACGGCGGGACGATCGCGATGAAGCAGGATCTCGCCGGCCTGATCGGCATCACGCTCGAGATCCCCACCGGCGCCCCGCACGCGCAGGACGACGCCGTGATGAAGGCCCAGCTCGAACGCTACGCGCGGGATCTCGTGCAGCTCGTCCGCGCGGGCGCGACGGCCAAACGCGATGAACAAGAACAAGATCATCCTCGTCGTTGA
- a CDS encoding PAS domain-containing protein — MLLSGLPPGIDTLMRYGDFLSELEIGILAHAPDGLIEYANETARSHLGFRGLAGLGLDSTWDLLDADGGHLALSELPAVKALCLGRAVAGTVVGCILGGELRLLRMDALPVPAWDGRIARVVTAFRDVTPSAPAPQAALSGARAAGQMTGRAPNQA, encoded by the coding sequence ATGCTCCTGAGCGGCCTTCCACCGGGCATCGACACCCTGATGCGTTACGGCGATTTTCTCTCCGAGCTCGAGATCGGGATCCTCGCCCATGCGCCCGACGGCTTGATCGAGTACGCGAATGAAACGGCGCGCAGCCACCTCGGTTTTCGCGGCCTTGCGGGCCTCGGACTCGACAGCACGTGGGACTTGCTGGACGCGGATGGCGGCCATCTCGCGTTGTCGGAACTGCCGGCGGTCAAGGCCTTGTGCCTGGGCCGGGCGGTCGCCGGGACCGTCGTCGGCTGCATCCTCGGCGGCGAACTGCGCCTGTTGCGCATGGATGCGCTGCCCGTGCCGGCGTGGGACGGTCGCATCGCCCGTGTCGTGACGGCCTTCCGCGATGTCACGCCGTCTGCCCCGGCGCCGCAGGCGGCGCTCTCCGGAGCGAGAGCGGCCGGCCAGATGACCGGTCGGGCGCCGAATCAGGCCTGA